GTATTGTTAAACCTGTAATTAATGGTTTACATAGCAGCCGAATTATTGTAATGACTAATGGTGTAAGGCTTCAGGATCAAGAATGGGGAATTGAACATGCACCAAATATAGATTTAAATACTGCTGGTAGTATCAATGTGATTAAAGGTGCCAATGCACTAGCATATGGTGGTGATGCAATTGGAGGCGTAATCGTTTTAAAACCTTCTAACATCAGTTTAAAAGATTCACTTTACGGTAAAACAATAGTAAGTGGTAACACCAATGGTAGAGGCTATAATTTAAATACCTCATTAACAAAAACATACAAAAAAGGTTGGTATTTAGGTGCACAAGCTTCTTTAAAACGTTCAGGAGATATGGAAGCACCCGATTATAGTTTAACCAATACTGGCTTAAACACCAAAGGTTTTTCTGTTAATGGTGGTTTTAAAACTTTTGAAAAAGGCTTTAATGTATATTATAGTTATTTAGATAATGAAATAGCCATTTTAAGAGCAGCGCATATAGGTAATATTGAAGATTTAGTAAATGCGATTAACAATCCGCAACCATTAGTAATTGAAGATTTTAGTTATGATATTAACGCGCCTAAACAGGACGTTACCCATCATGTTTTTAAAACTGAATTCTATAAACGTTTTAAAAAATTTGGACGCGTAGACATACAGTATGATTACCAAAACAATCATCGTTTTGAGTATGATATACGTGTTGGTGATGATAGAGATAAACCTGCTATAGATTTAACTCTAAAAACACATACTTTAAAAACTAGCGTGACGTTGGATTCTAAAAACAATATTTCTTATAATTTTGGAGTAAATGCAGGATATCAAAATAATTTTGCAGCAAACACAGGTGTTAGACGCCTAATTCCGGATTATGACAAGTATGATGTAGGAGCATTTATTGTTACCGAATTAAAATTAAATAATGACCTATCTATGGATTTTGGTTTACGTTATGATTTTAATCAAATTGATGCTAAAAAATACTACTTAACTAGTCGTTGGAATGAGCGTAACTATGATTCGGATTTTGGAAATATTGTGATTGACGATTTAGGTACACAATTACTGACTAATCCAGTTTTTAATTACCACAATGTTTCAGCATCAGCAGGTATTGCTTATCAATTAAATGAATATAATAGTTTTATATTTAATTATGGATTATCTAATCGTGCTCCTAACCCATCCGAGTTATTTAGTGATGGCTTACATCACTCGGCAGCTAGAATTGAATTAGGAGATTTACGTTTAAAACAAGAAACATCAAATCGTATTTCTGGTAGCTATAATTTTCAAAAAAACAATTTATCATTAAACATTGAGGCTTTTTATAATTATATAAAAGATTACATTTTTATAGAGCCTACTGGAACAGAACAAACCATTCGTGGTGCCTTCCCAGTTTGGAGTTACAATCAAACAAATGCTGCTTTATATGGATTAGATCTTACTGCTAATTATAGCTTTAATGACCATTGGTTTTTAAATAATAAATCCTCAATCACAAAAGGAAAGGATGTTAGCCAAAATGAAGCGTTAATTGATATGCCTTCGTTTAAAACTGTTAACATCATAGGGTATTCTAACCCAAAATGGTTAGATCTTAAAACCGAATTACAAAGTGAGTGGGTTTTTAGACAAAATGATTACCCAAATAATAATTTTGAAGTATTTATACCAACTACAGAACAAATGGAATTGGTAGATGTAAGTACTACGCCTCCAGCCTACCATTTGTTGCATTTACAAAGCAATATTACATGGGAAATGTCCAAGTCTACAGACTTAAATATTGAGCTAAATATTACAAATATTTTTAATACAAATTACCGAGAAAACCTTAATAGATTACGTTATTTTGCTGATGATGTAGGAAGGAATATAATGTTACAATTAAAATTAAACTATTAACATTTAAAACATTAACAATGAAAAATTTAACACTAAAAACAATTAAACAATTATCGCTATTATTTTTAATTTCAATAGCATTTACAGCGTGTTCAAGCGACGATGACAATACAAATAACCCAGAACCTGTTAATGAGGAGGAAGTAATTACAACCTTAACTGCTACACTTATTCCTGTGGGTGGAGGTACAACCGTAACAATGCAAACACGTGATTTGGATGGTGATGGACCAAATGCTCCAGTAATAACAGTATCATCAGACTTAGTGGCCAACACAGTATATAATGGTAGTCTAGTTTTGTTAAACGAAACTGAATCTCCTGCTGAAGAAATAAATGAAGAAATTGAAGAAGAAAGTAATGACCACCAATTTTTTTATAATGTAACTAATAGCATTGCTACTTTTACTTACGAGGATTTTGATGATAACGGAAATCCTTTAGGTTTAGAGTTTACTTTAACTACAGCTGCTACAGCTATGACTGGAAATCTAACAATTACTTTACGTCATGAACCAAGCAAATCTGCAGTTGGTGTTAGCGATGGAGACATTACAAACGCAGGTGGAGAAACTGATGTGCAAGCTGTATTTCCTGTTGTAATACAATAATAGTTAACTAAGTTTACCACTATTTTTAATAAAAACATCCCGTAAATTACGGGATGTTTTTTGTTTTAAACTTAAATAGATTTAAAAAAAATGTAACAAATGCCTTGTTTAAACCACTAATTAAAAAACAACTTAAACTATTATGAAAACAGCATTTTACTTACTATTATTAACCTTTGGGTCTTCTTTTTTAGTATATAGTCAAGACCAACCTTTAAGTCCCAATAACAATACAGCAGATACATCACTTGTCCAACCAGAATCATCTAATATGAACTGGTATATTGTCCAAGACACAGTTAAAGTACTTATTGGAAAAATAAATACTCAAATTAAAAAAGATAAAAAAGAGCTTTACGTCGTTACTACTGTGGACATGACCCAAGCCACAACTAAATGGGTAGACACCACAATTGTATCTATTAAAAACTTTAAACCTATATACCACTCGTCATACAATCAGCAACGTGATATGGTATTACATTTTAACTCTAAGGTTACTGGTTATTATTTTGATAAAAAAAACGATTCTAAAACAACTATTAATGAAACTACCACTAAACCTTATTTTGATAGTAATTTTTACCCACAACTTATTAGGTTTTTACCGTTAACGGAAGGTTATAAAAATACTATTGCCATTTTTGATTATAATCCTACAACTTCAACAGGTGTTATAACAGCTACTATTAAAAATACAGAACTGGCAATTTTAAACTTAAATGGTCAAGAAACTAAAGTTTGGAAAGTGCAAACAACAGATGATATTTCTAAAAATCAAACCATTAGCACTTACTATATTGATGTTACTACCAGAAAAATATTAAAACATGATATTGCTTTTAATGGTAGATTAATGACAATGGAAATAATTGATTAGCATTCTGCATCTTAATAAAAGACTAAGTAAATTTTAACTTGATATTATTTCTAAACCTAAAAGCAACTCAATAATTTTCAATACTTTTGTTAGGCAAACTTTTAAAAATTTCCGCTTGACGGTAAAACAAAAATATATTTCATGAAAAATACAGCTTTAACAGCAACTCACGAAGCCTTAAACGCAAAAATGGTTCCTTTTGCAGGTTACAACATGCCTGTACAATATGATGGTGTAAATATAGAACATGAAGCAGTTAGAAAAGACTGTGGTGTGTTTGACGTATCACATATGGGAGAGTTTTTAATTTCTGGTCCAAAAGCATTAAATTTAATACAAAGCGTAAGCAGTAATGATGCGTCTAAATTGACAATTGGTAAAGCACAATATGCGTGTTTACCAAATGATGATGGTGGAATTGTTGACGATTTAATTATTTACAAATTAAAAGAAGAGCAATATTTACTAGTCGTTAATGCTAGTAATATTGAAAAAGATTGGAATTGGATTACCTCTAAAAACACAGTTGGTGCTGACATGCGAGATTTGTCAGAGGATTACTCGTTATTAGCTATTCAAGGTCCTAATGCTGTATCAAAAATGCAAGCTTTATCAAGTCGTGATTTATCTGCTATTAAGTTTTATAATTTTGAAGTTGGTGATTTTGCTGGAATTGATAATGTAATTATTTCTGCAACTGGATATACTGGTAGTGGTGGTTTTGAAATTTATTGTAAAAATGACGAGGTTAAACAAATCTGGGATAAAGTTACTGAAGCTGGTGCAAAACCAATTGGCTTAGCTGCTCGTGATACTTTACGTTTAGAAATGGGTTATTGCCTTTACGGAAATGACATTGATGATACAACATCACCTATTGAAGCTGGTTTAGGATGGGTAACAAAATTCACTAAAACCTTTACTAATAGTGAAGCTTTAGAAGCACAAAAACGCAAAGGTGTAGATCGTAAGTTAGTCGCTTTTGAATTAGACGAAAGAGGAATCCCTAGACAAGGCTATGACATTGTAGATGGACAAGGCAAAAAAATTGGTGAAGTTACTTCCGGAACCATGTCACCTATGCTTAATAAAGGTATTGGTTTAGGCTATGTACCAACAGTTTTTGCAGATGTAAACAGTAAAATAAATATACAAATACGTAAAAATGCAGTGCCTGCAACTGTTGTAAAACTTCCGTTTTACAAAGTGTAATTATACTTTATGTTAGATTTTAACACAATAATAAACAACATCCATAATAACCTAAAAGACAACGTTGTTAAGGGTGTTGTTGCTTCATATATACCAGAGTTATCAAAACAAGATGTCAATCAATTTGGGATTTACATGCAACATATGGACGGTCGATCGTTTAAGGTTGGTGATGCAGAAGTCCCATTTTCTATACAAAGTATTTCTAAAGTTTTATCATTATCTAAAGCAATTGCTTTTGAAAACAATGATATATGGAAGCGTGTGGATGTAGAACCGTCAGGAAACCCTTTTAATCATTTGTCTTTATTAGAGTTAGAAAATGGTATACCTAGAAACCCTTTAATAAATGCAGGTGCCATAGTGGTTGCAGATATTTTATGCTCTAAATTTAAAAATCCAAAAGCCGATTTTTTACAATTTGTACGTGATATTGCCAACGACCAAACTATTGATTATAATTATAAAGTTGCCGAGTCAGAGCGTAAAACGGGATATAACAATTATGCTGCAGCAAACCTTTTAAAATCTTTTAATAATTTAAATAACGATGTAGAGGATGTTATGGATTTTTACTTCCATCAATGTGCTCTAGAGATGACTTGCTCTCAACTGGCAAAAGCATTTTATTTATTTGCTAATAAAGGTAAATGCATAAATAATAAGCAACATATTACAAGTAGTCAAGCCAAACGTATAAATGCAATCATGTTAACTTGTGGTTTTTATGACGAGTCTGGTGAGTTTGCTTTTGAAGTTGGACTACCTGGTAAAAGTGGTGTTGGTGGTGGTATTGTTGCCTTACTACCAAACCATTTTATAATTTCTACTTGGTGTCCTGGTCTAAACGCTAAAGGTAATTCGTTAATTGGAATGCAAGCGTTAGAACAATTTACAACTCAGACCAATTTATCTATTTTCTAAACGTTATCCTTACTAATGAAAGAGATAAATAACAAACATCGCATACTAATTTTAGGTGCCAGTGGTTTTATTGGACAAGCTCTATACAAAGAGCTATGTGGCTATTTTAGAACCTTTGGAACCTATTGCAGAGACAATTACGCCTTTAATAAAAACCAACATTACTTTCAATACAATATTGAAGAAGATGATATTTTTGAAATCCTAGATATCGTAAAACCTACCATTGTAATTTCTGCGATACGAGGTAATTTTTCGGCACAAATTATTGCTCACCAACATATTACCGAGTACATTATTGCCAACAACAGTAAATTAATATTTTTATCATCAGCAAATGTTTTTGATGCCTATAGTAAATTTCCTAGCTATGAAAATGACAAAACATTAAGTCATAGTATGTATGGTCATTTTAAAATAAAAATAGAGAACATGCTATTGCGTTTGCCAAAACAATATTATGCAATTTTAAGACTACCAATGGTCTTTGGAGCGCAATCTCCAAGAATACATGAGATTAAATTTCATATAAAAGAAAAAATACCTTTTGAAGTATTTCCTAATTTGATAATGAATGTCACCACAGATACTAAGGTCACACAACAAATTCATTATTTAATAAACCGAAATAAAAAAGGCATATTCCATTTAGGTAGTGAAGATTTAGTGCATCATGACGATTTTATTAAAGAAATTATCGCGTCGCTAAACATAAAAAACCCACTTTTAAAACAAGTGTACACAACCAATGACGACAGGTATTTAGCAGTCCTTTCTAAAGAAAACAAGTTACCTAAGCATTTACAGTTATTAAGTCAAGAAATTTTAACAGAATTAGAAGTTTAATTTATTATTTTTAAATAAAAATATGGCACTACTTACACAAACAGAAATAGAACAACGTCTACTTAGACTACCGGAATGGGAACATTATGATAATGCAATCCATGCAGAATTTGAATTTGAAAATTTTAAAGACTGTTTTAGCGCAATGAGCAGAATTGCTTTTGAGTGCGAAGCATTAAACCATCATCCTGAATGGACTAACGAATATAATGTACTTAAAATTACAATAACAACACATGATGCAGGTGGAGTTACAGATAAAGATTTTAAATTAGCCTTAGCAATTGAGCATATTGTTGAAGAGGAAGAGGACTAATACCACTTTATTCACATATTTTTTTAAATTTGTGATTCAATAAAATAATCTAGGTTTTCGCTACAGCGAAACTATAAAAACATATAATCATGGGAAGAGCTTTTGAATTTAGAAAAGCACGTAAAATGAAACGTTGGTCTGCAATGAGCAAGGCTTTTACACGCATTGGAAAAGACATTGTAATGGCTGTAAAAGAAGGTGGACCAGATCCAGCTAGTAACTCACGTTTACGTGCAGTTATACAAAATGCCAAAGCAGTAAACATGCCTAAGGACAATGTTGAGCGTGCTATTAAAAAAGCAAGCGACAAAAGTCAAGGTGATTTTAAAGAAGTAATTTTTGAAGGTTATGCACCTCATGGAATTGCTGTTTTAGTTGAAACTGCTACAGATAATAATACCAGAACTGTAGCTAACGTGCGTAGTTATTTTAATAAATGTGATGGTAGTTTAGGTACATCAGGATCTGTAGTATTTATGTTTGACCATACTTGTAACTTTAGAGTTGCTGCTGAAGGTTTAGATCCTGAAGAATTAGAACTAGAGTTTATAGATTTTGGTGCAGAAGAAGTATTTGCAGATGACGATGGTATTTTAATTTACGCACCTTTTGAAAGTTTTGGAGCTATCCAAGCTGAACTTGAAAGACGTGAAATTGAAATTTTATCTTCTGGATTTGAACGCATACCACAAGTTACTAAAGCTTTAACACCAGAACAGGCTGCTGATGTAGAAAAATTATTAGAAAAATTAGATGATGATGATGATGTACAAAACGTATATCACACTATGGAAGAAACGGATAATGATGATGAGTAATCTAATCTTATAAGTATTAAAAAAGCGACCAATTGGTCGCTTTTTTTAACTTTATTATGTATCGATTATATTACAACTCTAAAATTTGAGCTGCATGATCTTTAGTTTTAACCTTATCAATAACGTGGGCTACTACTCCATCTTCATCAATTAAAAAAGTTTTTCGGTGGATACCATCGTACTCTTTACCCATAAACTTTTTTAAACCCCAAACACCAAAAGCATTAATCACTTCTTTTTCTTCGTCTGCTAATAACGGAAACGGAAAACTGTATTTGTTTTTAAAATTAGTCTGTCTTTTTTCAGAATCTGCACTTACACCTAAAATCTCATAACCTTTATCTTGTAAGGCTTTATAATTATCGGTTAAATTACAAGCTTCTGCTGTGCAACCAGGTGTACTAGCTTTTGGGTAAAAGAAAACAATTAGTTTTTTTCCTTTATAATCGGATAATGACACAGGGTTTCCGTCTTGATCATTAACTGTAAAATTTGGTACTTTATCACCTTGTTTTAATGTATTCATAGTTGTAATTTTGGTTTCATTCAAAAATACAATTAATGACTAAGCAAGAAAAGGTAGATTTTGTTATAAATACGTTAAATACGCTATATCCCGAAATCCCTGTACCATTAGATCATAAAGATCCCTACACATTATTAGTTGCTGTTTTATTATCTGCACAATGTACTGATGTTAGAGTCAATCAAATCACACCTATATTGTTTGCAAAAGCAGATAATCCATACGATATGATTAAGTTGAGTGTGGAAGAAATTAAAGAAATAATCAGACCTTGTGGCTTATCACCAATGAAAAGTAAAGGTATATACGGATTATCAAAAATGCTAGTCGAAGACTACAATGGTGTTGTACCACAGTCTTTTGAAGCTTTAGAGACCTTTCCAGCAGTTGGTCACAAAACTGCAGGCGTAGTTATGAGTCAGGCTTTTGGTGTTCCTGCATTTCCGGTTGACACGCACATACATAGATTAATGTATCGATGGAATTTAACTAATGGTAAAAGTGTGCAACAAACAGAAAAAGATGCCAAACGTTTATTTCCAGAACATACCTGGAATGATTTACATCTTCAAATAATATGGTACGGACGCGAGTACTCTCCTGCCAGAGGTTGGGATTTAGAAAAAGATATTATAACCAAGACTATTGGGAGAGCATCTGTGCTAAAAGAATATGCAAAAAAGTAATATTGGCATAAAGCTTGTGACTTTTTTTAAATACAAATGTTTATGAGATCAACCATTATATGTATTCTTGTTGTACTACTAACCTCTTGTATACCAACCAAAATAGCGCCTAAAATTGAAAGTTATAAGATTACAACAGGTAAAAAATTTAATAAAGCATTACCAAAATGGCAATCGTTTATTTTTGAAGATCCTAAAAACGCAAACGAATTTTATAATTATATAAACACAAAGTTTGAGCTAAACCATAATAATGTTGATAGTAATGTCAAGATTGTAATAAATAATACAGACTACTATTTATCTTTTTATGAAATAGCAAGGGATACTGAAACATTAAATTTAATTCCTATAGTAATAGATGGTAAGAGAAATCAAAACGGAAATGATGCCTTATTAACTGAGGCGTATACAAGCCAATCTAGCAAATATTACATTGCTTTAACCGTTTTTGATGATGATTTTAAAAATTGCCTTAAAGAAGATTATAAGGATCAAAAAGTTATAATACAATATTTAGAAGCTTTACGTAAACAATATTTGTCGACATATAACTACCAACAATTACTCTTAAAAAAAACGTCCTGAGACTATCAGGACGTTTCCAAGTTTAGTTTTGAAGTGCTTCAAACTTCAAATTTTTATAATTTATAACACTTAAAGCCTTGCTATAATTTAAGATAAAACTTATGGTTTCATCTTTAGGTTTTAGTTTAAAACCGTGTTTTTTTGGGGTATTAGAATGTTCAGAGTAAATTTTTGCCATGTATATTAGTTTAAGGTATAAACAAATAACGAGCAAAATTACACTTTATTGTCTTTTAATTAGTCAATACTATATTGTGCTTTTCAATAACCTTTCTCATATTAATTAATGCATAGCGCATACGACCCAAAGCAGTGTTAATACTAACACCTGTACGCTCTGATATTTCTTTAAAACTCATATCATTATACATACGCATTACTAATACTTCTTTTTGATCTTCTGGCAACTCGTCTATCAAACGTCTTACATCTGACTCAACTTGCTCTTTAACCATAACTTTTTCAGCATTTAAAGACGTATCACTAATAACAGAAAAGATATCAAAATCACCAGAATTATCAAATTTTGGCATTCTGTTATTTTTTCTAAAATGATCAATAACCAAATTATGTGCAATACGCATAACCCAAGGTAAAAATTTACCCTCTTCATTATATTTACCTCGTTTTAAAGTACGAATGACTTTAATGAAAGTATCCTGAAAAATATCTTCAGCAATATCTCTATCAAATACTTTAGAATAAATAAAACTATAAATACGTTGTTTGTGTCTAGTAATCAATACTTCTAAAGCAGACTCGTCTCCTTTAATATAGTTACTAACAAGAATAGCATCTGTGATTGTTACTTTTTGCATAATCATTACTTTTTGGACACCAAAAAAAGGTTCTGGCTTGGGGTTTATAAAAAAAAAAGTAATGTTGTAGTATAGGCAAAAATTAAGTTAGGTCATTGATATGCATCAAATATAACAACAATCATTCCGAAAAAGCAAAAAAAATCTAAAGTTTTAACATTTTATTGCACAATAATCTTTTTTACTAGATGATTAAGTTATGTTATCTTTGTAGTCAAGACGTAAAATGACTATGACAACACCGCTTTCTGAAGTAAATCCAAAAGAAAACATTATAATAAAAGGTGCTAAATTGCACAATCTT
The genomic region above belongs to Olleya sp. Hel_I_94 and contains:
- a CDS encoding TonB-dependent receptor is translated as MKYYLIVLCCCVFSWAQSQDCNATFSGEVHDFHDGTPIVNATIFIKSLNKYTTTDINGRFNIDNLCNALIVVEVSHLACETKTVDVNIINDTFIEINLEHHIEELNEVKVTGASGIKLTKTAQETHLKSDVIDRFSSLNLGDALKQISGVSSINTGNSIVKPVINGLHSSRIIVMTNGVRLQDQEWGIEHAPNIDLNTAGSINVIKGANALAYGGDAIGGVIVLKPSNISLKDSLYGKTIVSGNTNGRGYNLNTSLTKTYKKGWYLGAQASLKRSGDMEAPDYSLTNTGLNTKGFSVNGGFKTFEKGFNVYYSYLDNEIAILRAAHIGNIEDLVNAINNPQPLVIEDFSYDINAPKQDVTHHVFKTEFYKRFKKFGRVDIQYDYQNNHRFEYDIRVGDDRDKPAIDLTLKTHTLKTSVTLDSKNNISYNFGVNAGYQNNFAANTGVRRLIPDYDKYDVGAFIVTELKLNNDLSMDFGLRYDFNQIDAKKYYLTSRWNERNYDSDFGNIVIDDLGTQLLTNPVFNYHNVSASAGIAYQLNEYNSFIFNYGLSNRAPNPSELFSDGLHHSAARIELGDLRLKQETSNRISGSYNFQKNNLSLNIEAFYNYIKDYIFIEPTGTEQTIRGAFPVWSYNQTNAALYGLDLTANYSFNDHWFLNNKSSITKGKDVSQNEALIDMPSFKTVNIIGYSNPKWLDLKTELQSEWVFRQNDYPNNNFEVFIPTTEQMELVDVSTTPPAYHLLHLQSNITWEMSKSTDLNIELNITNIFNTNYRENLNRLRYFADDVGRNIMLQLKLNY
- a CDS encoding type 1 periplasmic binding fold superfamily protein; its protein translation is MKNLTLKTIKQLSLLFLISIAFTACSSDDDNTNNPEPVNEEEVITTLTATLIPVGGGTTVTMQTRDLDGDGPNAPVITVSSDLVANTVYNGSLVLLNETESPAEEINEEIEEESNDHQFFYNVTNSIATFTYEDFDDNGNPLGLEFTLTTAATAMTGNLTITLRHEPSKSAVGVSDGDITNAGGETDVQAVFPVVIQ
- the gcvT gene encoding glycine cleavage system aminomethyltransferase GcvT, yielding MKNTALTATHEALNAKMVPFAGYNMPVQYDGVNIEHEAVRKDCGVFDVSHMGEFLISGPKALNLIQSVSSNDASKLTIGKAQYACLPNDDGGIVDDLIIYKLKEEQYLLVVNASNIEKDWNWITSKNTVGADMRDLSEDYSLLAIQGPNAVSKMQALSSRDLSAIKFYNFEVGDFAGIDNVIISATGYTGSGGFEIYCKNDEVKQIWDKVTEAGAKPIGLAARDTLRLEMGYCLYGNDIDDTTSPIEAGLGWVTKFTKTFTNSEALEAQKRKGVDRKLVAFELDERGIPRQGYDIVDGQGKKIGEVTSGTMSPMLNKGIGLGYVPTVFADVNSKINIQIRKNAVPATVVKLPFYKV
- a CDS encoding glutaminase, whose translation is MLDFNTIINNIHNNLKDNVVKGVVASYIPELSKQDVNQFGIYMQHMDGRSFKVGDAEVPFSIQSISKVLSLSKAIAFENNDIWKRVDVEPSGNPFNHLSLLELENGIPRNPLINAGAIVVADILCSKFKNPKADFLQFVRDIANDQTIDYNYKVAESERKTGYNNYAAANLLKSFNNLNNDVEDVMDFYFHQCALEMTCSQLAKAFYLFANKGKCINNKQHITSSQAKRINAIMLTCGFYDESGEFAFEVGLPGKSGVGGGIVALLPNHFIISTWCPGLNAKGNSLIGMQALEQFTTQTNLSIF
- a CDS encoding sugar nucleotide-binding protein; this encodes MKEINNKHRILILGASGFIGQALYKELCGYFRTFGTYCRDNYAFNKNQHYFQYNIEEDDIFEILDIVKPTIVISAIRGNFSAQIIAHQHITEYIIANNSKLIFLSSANVFDAYSKFPSYENDKTLSHSMYGHFKIKIENMLLRLPKQYYAILRLPMVFGAQSPRIHEIKFHIKEKIPFEVFPNLIMNVTTDTKVTQQIHYLINRNKKGIFHLGSEDLVHHDDFIKEIIASLNIKNPLLKQVYTTNDDRYLAVLSKENKLPKHLQLLSQEILTELEV
- a CDS encoding 4a-hydroxytetrahydrobiopterin dehydratase; the encoded protein is MALLTQTEIEQRLLRLPEWEHYDNAIHAEFEFENFKDCFSAMSRIAFECEALNHHPEWTNEYNVLKITITTHDAGGVTDKDFKLALAIEHIVEEEED
- a CDS encoding YebC/PmpR family DNA-binding transcriptional regulator, with protein sequence MGRAFEFRKARKMKRWSAMSKAFTRIGKDIVMAVKEGGPDPASNSRLRAVIQNAKAVNMPKDNVERAIKKASDKSQGDFKEVIFEGYAPHGIAVLVETATDNNTRTVANVRSYFNKCDGSLGTSGSVVFMFDHTCNFRVAAEGLDPEELELEFIDFGAEEVFADDDGILIYAPFESFGAIQAELERREIEILSSGFERIPQVTKALTPEQAADVEKLLEKLDDDDDVQNVYHTMEETDNDDE
- the bcp gene encoding thioredoxin-dependent thiol peroxidase, with the translated sequence MNTLKQGDKVPNFTVNDQDGNPVSLSDYKGKKLIVFFYPKASTPGCTAEACNLTDNYKALQDKGYEILGVSADSEKRQTNFKNKYSFPFPLLADEEKEVINAFGVWGLKKFMGKEYDGIHRKTFLIDEDGVVAHVIDKVKTKDHAAQILEL
- the nth gene encoding endonuclease III domain-containing protein: MTKQEKVDFVINTLNTLYPEIPVPLDHKDPYTLLVAVLLSAQCTDVRVNQITPILFAKADNPYDMIKLSVEEIKEIIRPCGLSPMKSKGIYGLSKMLVEDYNGVVPQSFEALETFPAVGHKTAGVVMSQAFGVPAFPVDTHIHRLMYRWNLTNGKSVQQTEKDAKRLFPEHTWNDLHLQIIWYGREYSPARGWDLEKDIITKTIGRASVLKEYAKK
- a CDS encoding RNA polymerase sigma factor, encoding MQKVTITDAILVSNYIKGDESALEVLITRHKQRIYSFIYSKVFDRDIAEDIFQDTFIKVIRTLKRGKYNEEGKFLPWVMRIAHNLVIDHFRKNNRMPKFDNSGDFDIFSVISDTSLNAEKVMVKEQVESDVRRLIDELPEDQKEVLVMRMYNDMSFKEISERTGVSINTALGRMRYALINMRKVIEKHNIVLTN